A section of the Callospermophilus lateralis isolate mCalLat2 chromosome 14, mCalLat2.hap1, whole genome shotgun sequence genome encodes:
- the Ccdc121 gene encoding coiled-coil domain-containing protein 121 codes for MASHGQDSRCSKTRSEHLFFCPKAGGDQTARGAAARPHLSPEVLKLLISVPATSMAVCDLRSCRVQQSLIDHRKKRSREPPVYESFQPRRTLDTSARSSAVTLTELQSCPSERLDSGSRFAETHMSPHTSAYLSMLHKFFTTDKLTKWEKRVKGKTVLALKKLNKEMEEVQIRRDLVLEECRALHKEKLLVEADSKFFLEYLAQKNKLCRQLHEDLWKEYFQKCGAIEKRRQELSSKYAKQTSDLKAQQLQGKKTQANLKEQLKALKNISKIKEKQDMRIESLEKEKAKIKAETPLKDQKAHLQFLQQKALLEKQLTDPYKKQSGERKKLIKAQTLESTAQKSSFEFCRGVYKENLQLQEELLQLLEVSKKLKAAQSQLEKQKQQLEQEQWYQECLIRGKQRLQARPHWCPKEEGATKTTLSPISTKARIKSKVIPKIT; via the exons ATGGCATCTCACGGGCAGGACTCCCGGTGTTCGAAAACGAGAAGCGAGCACCTCTTTTTCTGCCCCAAAGCAGGGGGAGACCAAACTGCTAGAGGGGCGGCTGCTAGGCCTCATTTGTCCCCTGAGGTGCTTAAACTGCTAATATCTGTACCAGCCACAAGTATGGCAGTGTGCGATCTCCGGAGTTGCCGGGTACAGCAGAGTCTCATTGACCACCGAAAGAAACGATCACGAGAACCTCCAGTATATGAAAGCTTCCAGCCGCGCCGGACCCTTGACACTAGCGCTCGATCTTCCGCAGTCACCCTCACTGAATTACAGAGTTGCCCTAGTGAACGCTTGGATTCCGGGAGCAG GTTTGCTGAGACCCACATGAGTCCTCATACATCAGCGTATCTAAGTATGTTACATAAATTTTTCACAACAGACAAGCTAACAAAGTGGGAGAAAAGGGTTAAAGGAAAGACAGTGTTGGCACTGAAGAAGCTAAACAAGGAAATGGAAGAAGTTCAAATCCGCAGGGACCTGGTACTGGAGGAATGCAGAGCACTACACAAGGAAAAGTTACTTGTTGAAGCTGACAGCAAATTCTTTCTGGAATACCTAGCCCAGAAAAATAAGCTCTGTAGACAGCTACATGAAGACCTCTGGAAGGAGTATTTTCAAAAATGTGGAGCGAtagaaaaaaggagacaagaaTTATCCTCCAAATATGCAAAGCAAACTTCAGACCTTAAAGCACAACAACTGCAGGGGAAAAAGACACAAGCCAATTTAAAAGAGCAGTTGAAGGCCTTGAAGaacatttcaaaaataaaggagaaacagGACATGAGAATAGAGTCCTTAGAAAAGGAGAAAgcgaaaatcaaagctgaaacacCACTAAAGGACCAGAAAGCACACTTGCAGTTCCTCCAGCAAAAAGCACTCCTGGAGAAGCAACTGACTGATCCATACAAGAAGCAgtcaggagagagaaaaaaattgattaaggcacagaccttggagtccACAGCACAGAAGTCTAGTTTTGAATTCTGCCGTGGGGTCTACAAAGAGAACCTACAATTACAGGAGGAATTACTGCAGCTACTTGAGGTATCCAAGAAGTTGAAGGCTGCTCAAAGCCAGTTAGAAAAGCAGAAGCAGCAGCTGGAGCAGGAACAGTGGTATCAGGAATGCTTAATCAGAGGGAAGCAAAGACTGCAAGCAAGGCCTCACTGGTGCCCAAAAGAAGAAGGTGCTACAAAGACCACATTGAGCCCTATCAGCACCAAAGCAAGAATTAAATCCAAAGTAATTCCTAAAATAACATGA